A section of the Amycolatopsis sp. AA4 genome encodes:
- a CDS encoding MFS transporter produces the protein MRPPRTGARKLLGRIVVDTRPLRIPAFRRLWLSTAVTAVGSQLTAVAVPKQVFDITGSSGYVGLTGAVALVPLLVFGLWGGAIADAVDRRKLLLVTNVGVAVTSALLWLQAFTGMHSVWFVLGLLAANQAFFAINMPTRGAVVARLVPATLLPSANALNTTMATFGAVFGPLFGGALIPVIGLSTLYLVDVCALAITLIAVWRLPSIPPLGEGARKAGIGSVIDGFRYLAHQKVLLASFVVDIIAMVAGMPRALIPEMAERTFGDQPGGGPALGLLYAALPAGAMLIGLFSGWLHRVQRQGAAVVIAICCWGAAMAAFGLAHSLWLAVVFMALGGAADMVSSVYRQAILQTATTDEMRGRLQGVFTVVVAGGPRIADLTHGWSAAAWGTKVAATGGGLLVIVLVVASLAVLPGFWRYRAPMEEGH, from the coding sequence ATACGCCCGCCCCGTACCGGGGCTCGCAAGCTCCTCGGCCGGATTGTCGTCGATACTCGTCCGCTGAGGATTCCGGCGTTTCGGCGGCTTTGGCTGTCCACCGCGGTGACTGCGGTGGGGTCGCAGCTCACTGCGGTCGCGGTGCCGAAGCAGGTTTTCGATATCACCGGCTCGTCTGGTTACGTCGGGCTGACCGGGGCCGTCGCGCTTGTTCCGTTGCTCGTGTTCGGGCTGTGGGGCGGGGCGATCGCGGACGCGGTCGACCGGCGGAAGCTGCTGCTCGTCACCAACGTCGGCGTCGCGGTCACCTCCGCGCTGCTCTGGCTCCAGGCGTTCACCGGGATGCACTCGGTGTGGTTCGTGCTCGGGCTGCTCGCCGCGAACCAGGCGTTCTTCGCGATCAACATGCCTACTCGCGGCGCGGTCGTCGCGCGGTTGGTGCCCGCCACGCTGCTGCCGTCGGCGAACGCGCTCAACACCACGATGGCCACGTTCGGCGCGGTGTTCGGGCCGCTGTTCGGCGGGGCGCTGATTCCGGTCATCGGACTGTCCACTTTGTACTTGGTGGACGTTTGCGCGTTGGCGATCACGTTGATCGCGGTGTGGCGGCTGCCCTCGATTCCGCCGCTCGGCGAGGGGGCGCGCAAGGCCGGGATCGGCTCGGTGATCGACGGGTTCCGTTATCTGGCGCACCAAAAGGTGCTGCTGGCGTCGTTCGTCGTGGACATTATCGCGATGGTCGCGGGCATGCCGCGCGCGTTGATTCCGGAGATGGCCGAGCGGACGTTCGGCGACCAGCCCGGTGGCGGTCCGGCGCTCGGCCTGCTCTACGCCGCGCTCCCCGCGGGCGCGATGCTGATCGGGTTGTTCTCCGGCTGGCTGCACCGGGTGCAGCGGCAGGGCGCGGCGGTCGTGATCGCGATCTGCTGCTGGGGCGCGGCGATGGCGGCGTTCGGGCTCGCGCATTCGCTGTGGCTGGCCGTCGTGTTCATGGCGCTCGGCGGCGCGGCGGACATGGTCAGCTCCGTCTACCGCCAGGCGATCCTGCAGACCGCCACCACCGACGAGATGCGCGGGCGGCTCCAGGGCGTCTTTACCGTGGTCGTCGCGGGCGGACCGCGGATCGCCGACCTCACGCACGGCTGGTCCGCGGCGGCGTGGGGGACCAAGGTCGCGGCGACCGGCGGCGGGTTGCTGGTGATCGTGTTGGTGGTGGCCTCGCTGGCCGTTCTGCCCGGATTCTGGCGGTATCGGGCTCCGATGGAGGAGGGGCACTGA
- the pdxH gene encoding pyridoxamine 5'-phosphate oxidase: MTPEIDEAVVRLPGMRVAYDSAPFDESALAATWHDQLESWLSQAVSEALAEPNAMVLATADAEGRPSSRTVLCKGFDDRGVVFYTNYTSAKSHDLTATRYASATFPWYPLHRQVTIRGEVEKVSADETAAYWAQRPRGSQLGAWASPQSRVVEGRRALDNALRNIERRFADVEEIPAPPHWGGWRIRPDFVEFWQGREDRMHDRLRFHRTHDGWQVERLAP, encoded by the coding sequence ATGACACCGGAGATCGACGAGGCGGTCGTGCGGCTGCCTGGCATGCGGGTGGCTTACGACAGCGCGCCGTTTGACGAGTCCGCGCTCGCGGCCACGTGGCATGACCAGCTGGAAAGCTGGCTGAGCCAGGCGGTGTCCGAAGCGCTCGCGGAACCCAACGCGATGGTGCTCGCGACCGCCGACGCCGAGGGGCGGCCTTCTTCGCGGACGGTGCTGTGCAAGGGCTTCGACGACCGCGGGGTGGTTTTCTACACGAACTACACGTCGGCGAAGAGTCATGACCTGACTGCCACGCGCTATGCGTCGGCCACTTTTCCCTGGTATCCGCTGCATCGTCAGGTGACGATCCGGGGCGAGGTCGAGAAGGTCAGTGCGGACGAGACGGCCGCTTACTGGGCTCAGCGGCCGCGGGGGTCGCAGCTGGGGGCTTGGGCTTCGCCGCAGTCGCGGGTGGTTGAGGGGCGGCGGGCGTTGGATAACGCGCTTCGGAATATCGAGCGTCGGTTCGCCGATGTTGAGGAGATTCCGGCGCCGCCGCATTGGGGCGGGTGGCGGATTCGGCCCGACTTCGTCGAGTTCTGGCAGGGGCGGGAGGACCGGATGCACGATCGGCTTCGGTTCCATCGGACGCATGACGGGTGGCAGGTGGAGAGGTTGGCTCCCTGA
- the ureG gene encoding urease accessory protein UreG has protein sequence MPAEHGHGHFHAVNFDPTAAEPDHYDAAPTAGRAYRIGIGGPVGSGKTALTAALCRALGDELNLAVVTNDIYTTEDADFLRRAGVLDPERIEAVQTGACPHTAIRDDITANLDAVERLEEKFPGLELVIVESGGDNLTAVFSRGLADSQIFVVDVAGGDKVPRKGGPGVTTADLLVINKTDLAPLVGAALTVMTSDAHHMRGDLPVFTQSLVDTPDAPAVADWVRSLVPVRQG, from the coding sequence TTGCCAGCTGAACACGGTCACGGGCATTTCCACGCGGTCAACTTCGACCCGACGGCCGCCGAACCGGACCACTACGACGCGGCGCCGACCGCCGGGCGGGCGTACCGGATCGGGATCGGCGGTCCGGTCGGCAGCGGCAAAACCGCGCTCACCGCCGCACTCTGCCGCGCGCTCGGCGACGAGCTGAACCTGGCCGTGGTCACCAACGACATCTACACGACCGAGGACGCCGACTTCCTCCGCCGGGCGGGCGTGCTGGACCCGGAGCGGATCGAAGCGGTGCAGACCGGCGCCTGCCCGCACACCGCGATCCGCGACGACATCACCGCGAACCTCGACGCGGTCGAACGGCTGGAGGAGAAGTTCCCCGGCCTGGAGCTGGTCATCGTGGAAAGCGGCGGCGACAACCTCACCGCGGTGTTCAGCCGGGGGCTGGCCGACAGCCAGATCTTCGTGGTCGACGTCGCGGGCGGGGACAAGGTGCCGCGCAAGGGCGGCCCCGGCGTGACGACCGCCGACCTGCTGGTGATCAACAAAACCGACCTCGCCCCGCTGGTCGGCGCGGCCCTGACCGTGATGACCTCGGACGCCCACCACATGCGCGGCGACCTGCCGGTGTTCACGCAGTCCCTAGTGGACACTCCGGACGCTCCCGCCGTGGCGGACTGGGTGCGTTCGCTGGTGCCGGTCCGGCAGGGGTGA
- a CDS encoding urease subunit alpha has translation MPEIDRARYAELFGPTAGDRIRLADTDLLIEVTEDRSIGPGGSGDEVLFGGGKVIRESMGQGMATRAEGAPDLVITGAVILDHWGVVKADVGVRDGRIVGIGKAGNPDTMDGVDPALVIGPSTEVLAGNGKILTAGGIDCHVHFICPQLVDTALAAGLTTLVGGGTGPNEGTKATTVTPGAWNLGRMLSAMDGQPVNVLLLGKGNTVRHDALREQLAAGAGGFKLHEDWGSTPAAIDACLTVADESGVQVAIHTDTLNEAGFLESTVEAIGGRSINAYHTEGAGGGHAPDIIEVSGMANFLPSSTNPTRPHTVNTLDEHLDMLMVCHHLNPSVPEDLAFAESRIRPSTIAAEDVLHDLGAISMMSSDAQAMGRIGEVIIRTWQTAHVMKGRRGALPGDGAADNLRARRYVAKYTINPAIAHGMDAEIGSVEIGKLADLVLWEPKFFGVRPHVVLKGGFPAWAAMGDANASIPTPQPVLARPMFGAAPAVAAASSLHFVAPEALDSGLAEQFRIARPLVPVANTRRRTKADMVLNDATPEVRVDPDSFAVRVDGELIEPHPVAELPMAQRYFLF, from the coding sequence ATGCCGGAGATTGACCGTGCCCGCTACGCGGAACTGTTCGGCCCGACCGCGGGCGACCGGATCCGGCTCGCGGACACCGACCTGCTGATCGAAGTGACCGAGGACCGGTCGATCGGTCCCGGCGGCAGCGGCGACGAGGTGCTTTTCGGCGGCGGGAAGGTGATCCGCGAGTCGATGGGCCAGGGCATGGCGACCCGTGCCGAGGGCGCGCCGGACCTGGTGATCACCGGCGCGGTGATCCTCGACCACTGGGGCGTGGTGAAAGCCGACGTGGGCGTCCGGGACGGGCGCATCGTCGGCATCGGCAAGGCGGGCAACCCGGACACTATGGACGGTGTTGACCCGGCACTGGTGATCGGGCCGTCCACGGAAGTGCTGGCGGGCAACGGAAAGATCCTCACCGCGGGCGGCATCGACTGTCACGTGCATTTCATCTGCCCGCAGCTGGTCGACACCGCGCTCGCGGCCGGGCTGACCACCTTGGTCGGCGGCGGGACCGGGCCGAACGAGGGCACCAAGGCGACCACGGTGACTCCTGGTGCGTGGAATCTCGGCCGGATGCTGTCCGCAATGGACGGTCAACCGGTAAATGTGTTGCTGCTGGGCAAGGGAAACACCGTCCGGCACGACGCGTTGCGGGAGCAGTTGGCGGCCGGAGCCGGCGGGTTCAAGCTGCACGAGGACTGGGGTTCGACACCCGCCGCGATCGACGCGTGTCTCACCGTCGCCGACGAATCCGGCGTCCAGGTCGCGATCCACACGGACACGCTCAACGAGGCCGGGTTTCTGGAGTCCACTGTGGAGGCGATCGGCGGCCGGTCGATCAACGCCTACCACACCGAGGGTGCCGGCGGCGGGCACGCACCGGACATCATCGAGGTGTCCGGGATGGCGAATTTCCTTCCGTCGTCGACGAATCCGACGCGGCCGCACACCGTCAACACCCTCGACGAGCACCTCGACATGCTGATGGTGTGCCACCACCTGAACCCGTCGGTGCCTGAGGACCTGGCTTTCGCGGAAAGCCGGATCCGGCCGAGCACGATCGCCGCCGAGGACGTCCTGCACGATCTGGGCGCGATCTCGATGATGAGTTCCGATGCGCAGGCGATGGGGCGGATCGGCGAGGTGATCATCCGGACCTGGCAGACCGCGCACGTGATGAAAGGCCGCCGTGGCGCGCTTCCCGGCGACGGCGCCGCGGACAATCTGCGTGCCCGTCGCTATGTCGCGAAATACACGATCAACCCGGCGATCGCGCACGGAATGGACGCGGAGATCGGCTCGGTGGAGATCGGCAAACTCGCCGACCTGGTGTTGTGGGAACCGAAGTTCTTCGGCGTGCGCCCGCACGTGGTGCTGAAGGGCGGCTTCCCGGCGTGGGCGGCGATGGGGGACGCGAACGCTTCGATCCCGACGCCGCAACCGGTGCTCGCCCGGCCGATGTTCGGTGCCGCCCCCGCGGTGGCGGCCGCGTCCAGCCTGCATTTCGTGGCCCCGGAAGCGCTGGATTCCGGCCTGGCCGAACAATTCCGGATCGCCCGGCCGTTGGTTCCGGTCGCCAATACCCGCCGCCGGACGAAAGCGGACATGGTGCTGAACGACGCGACCCCGGAGGTGCGGGTGGATCCAGACAGCTTCGCGGTGCGCGTGGACGGAGAGCTGATCGAACCGCATCCGGTGGCCGAATTGCCCATGGCGCAACGGTATTTCCTCTTCTGA
- a CDS encoding urease subunit gamma has translation MHLSPQERDKLLVHVAADVARKRLERGLRLNHPEAVALITDYVLEGARDGRTVTELAAGGRSVLTRAQVLDGVPEMVESVQVEATFPDGTKLVTVHEPIA, from the coding sequence ATGCACCTGAGCCCGCAGGAACGCGACAAACTGCTGGTCCACGTCGCGGCGGACGTTGCTCGCAAACGGCTCGAACGCGGACTTCGGCTCAATCATCCCGAAGCCGTCGCGCTCATTACCGACTACGTCCTGGAAGGCGCTCGCGACGGCCGCACGGTCACCGAACTGGCCGCGGGCGGGCGTTCGGTGCTGACTCGGGCGCAAGTGCTCGACGGGGTGCCGGAAATGGTCGAGTCGGTCCAGGTGGAAGCGACCTTTCCGGACGGCACGAAACTCGTCACGGTGCACGAACCGATTGCTTGA
- a CDS encoding urease accessory protein UreF → MDPVSLILADSRFPGGGHVHSGGFEEVAARGLVRSERDLPGFLFGRLRTAGLLAAAFAAASAHAAARAVERGHWRRLDQELDARTPSLAQREASRAQGRGTARAGRAAWPSSALSQLLAETPRPHHPIITGALVGTSGGSPLDAATAVAYLAVSGPASAAVRLLGLDPFAVNAVVARLAGPLRDVSSQAAETAGADPAELPAPASPALDLFAEEHARHHQEEVRLFAS, encoded by the coding sequence ATGGATCCGGTCTCCCTCATTCTCGCCGATTCCCGGTTCCCGGGCGGCGGCCACGTGCATTCCGGCGGCTTCGAAGAGGTGGCGGCGCGAGGTCTCGTAAGGTCCGAACGCGACTTGCCGGGATTCCTCTTTGGACGGTTGCGTACCGCGGGTCTTCTCGCCGCCGCGTTCGCCGCCGCCTCCGCGCACGCGGCGGCCCGAGCCGTCGAGAGAGGCCATTGGCGACGGCTCGATCAGGAACTCGACGCCCGCACGCCCTCGCTCGCGCAACGGGAAGCGTCGCGAGCGCAAGGCCGAGGCACCGCGCGAGCCGGCCGTGCCGCGTGGCCGTCGTCCGCGCTGTCCCAACTGCTCGCCGAGACTCCCCGGCCGCACCATCCGATCATCACCGGCGCGCTCGTCGGCACCAGCGGCGGCAGCCCCTTGGACGCGGCCACGGCGGTCGCCTACCTCGCGGTGAGCGGCCCGGCGAGCGCGGCAGTCCGGTTGCTCGGGCTGGACCCGTTCGCGGTGAACGCGGTGGTCGCGCGGCTCGCCGGGCCGTTGCGGGACGTGAGCAGCCAGGCCGCCGAAACCGCCGGTGCCGATCCGGCCGAGCTGCCCGCCCCAGCGTCTCCGGCGCTGGATTTGTTCGCCGAGGAACACGCTCGGCATCATCAGGAAGAGGTGCGTCTCTTTGCCAGCTGA
- a CDS encoding cytosine permease, with translation MTETLSERDGTRKPQRTYAPLAANEKREDYSLRFAAQSFRRWSPFVVATTALGGIAYLADFAIGASIVLSYGFTSGVLAILAAAVVIFVTGVPIARACATYGVDMDLLTRGAGFGYFGSTLTSLVYASFTVIFFSLEGSIMGQAFQLALGIPLPIGYLLATLIVLPFALYGMGAVAKMQTWTQPIWIAGLVLPFVVVLVREPGRFAEFATFGGIDGAGSGFSAVGFGFGMGIALSLIGQIGEQADYLRFMPAKTAENKRSWWAAVLAAGPGWVVLGAAKQIGGALLAFLALGAVGKTAALEPIAPYLEAVRPALGPAALTFAALFVVVSQIKINTTNAYSGSLSFANFFSRVLHRHPGRAWYVLVNCGIALALMEFGAFGFLNKILGFYSNVAIAWIGAVCADLVIAKPLGLSPRYIEFKRAYLHKINPVGFGAMVLASAVSIAAYFGAFGEYLAAFSPLLALVIAVALVPALAVATRGRYYLVRPNLVSGPEVEPDLTATHTCSVCGDAYELPDIADCANQGGAICSLCCTLDSSCHDMCRTAGPVSLPEPTFRTAG, from the coding sequence ATGACCGAAACTCTGTCCGAACGCGACGGCACGCGAAAGCCCCAGCGCACCTACGCCCCGCTCGCCGCGAACGAAAAACGCGAAGACTACTCGCTGCGCTTCGCCGCACAGTCCTTCCGACGCTGGTCGCCGTTCGTCGTCGCGACGACCGCGCTGGGCGGGATCGCCTATCTCGCCGACTTCGCCATCGGCGCCAGCATCGTGCTGTCCTACGGCTTCACCTCAGGAGTCCTCGCCATCCTGGCGGCCGCGGTGGTGATCTTCGTGACCGGCGTACCGATCGCGCGCGCCTGCGCGACCTACGGCGTGGACATGGACCTGCTGACCCGCGGCGCCGGATTCGGCTACTTCGGGTCCACTCTCACCTCGCTCGTCTATGCCAGTTTCACCGTGATCTTCTTCTCCCTCGAAGGCTCGATCATGGGTCAGGCGTTCCAGCTGGCGCTCGGCATTCCGCTGCCGATCGGCTATTTGCTGGCGACGCTGATCGTGCTGCCGTTCGCGCTCTACGGGATGGGCGCGGTCGCGAAGATGCAGACCTGGACGCAGCCGATCTGGATCGCCGGACTGGTGCTGCCGTTCGTCGTCGTGCTCGTGCGGGAACCCGGCCGATTCGCCGAGTTCGCGACGTTCGGCGGCATCGACGGCGCGGGTTCCGGCTTCTCCGCGGTCGGCTTCGGGTTCGGGATGGGCATCGCGCTGTCGCTGATCGGGCAGATCGGCGAGCAGGCCGACTACCTGCGGTTCATGCCGGCGAAAACGGCGGAGAACAAGCGCTCCTGGTGGGCCGCGGTGCTCGCCGCCGGACCGGGCTGGGTGGTGCTCGGCGCGGCCAAGCAGATCGGCGGCGCCCTGCTGGCCTTCCTCGCGCTCGGAGCGGTCGGCAAGACCGCCGCGCTGGAGCCGATCGCGCCTTATCTCGAGGCGGTGCGGCCCGCGCTCGGACCGGCCGCGCTCACCTTCGCCGCGTTGTTCGTGGTGGTTTCGCAAATCAAGATCAACACGACGAACGCGTACTCCGGCTCGCTTTCCTTCGCGAACTTCTTCTCCCGCGTCCTGCACCGCCATCCGGGCCGCGCCTGGTACGTGCTGGTCAACTGCGGGATCGCGCTCGCGCTGATGGAGTTCGGCGCGTTCGGTTTCCTGAACAAGATCCTCGGCTTCTACTCGAACGTCGCGATCGCCTGGATCGGCGCGGTGTGCGCGGACCTCGTGATCGCGAAACCACTCGGCCTTTCCCCGCGTTACATCGAGTTCAAGCGGGCCTACCTGCACAAGATCAACCCAGTCGGGTTCGGCGCGATGGTGCTCGCCTCCGCGGTGTCGATCGCGGCGTACTTCGGCGCGTTCGGCGAGTATCTGGCGGCCTTCAGCCCGCTGCTCGCGCTGGTGATCGCCGTCGCGCTGGTGCCGGCGCTCGCGGTGGCCACCCGCGGCCGGTACTACCTGGTGCGGCCCAACCTCGTTTCCGGCCCCGAGGTCGAACCGGACCTCACCGCCACGCACACCTGCTCGGTCTGCGGCGACGCGTACGAACTGCCGGACATCGCCGACTGCGCCAACCAGGGCGGCGCGATCTGCTCGCTGTGCTGCACGCTCGACAGCAGCTGCCACGACATGTGCCGCACCGCCGGCCCGGTCTCACTGCCCGAGCCGACTTTCCGCACCGCCGGGTAA
- a CDS encoding urease subunit beta, with protein MRPGEIIPGEEPVPLNPGRARVRLRVRNLGDRPVQVGSHYHFAAVNPGLEFDREAARGHRLDVPAGTSVRFEPGIDREVDLVPLSGNRRVPGLRAEYAGEF; from the coding sequence TTGCGGCCAGGCGAGATCATTCCCGGCGAGGAGCCGGTGCCGCTCAATCCGGGGCGCGCTCGGGTCCGGCTGCGCGTGCGCAACCTCGGCGACCGGCCGGTGCAGGTCGGTTCGCACTATCACTTCGCCGCGGTCAATCCCGGGCTGGAGTTCGACCGCGAAGCCGCCCGCGGGCACCGGCTCGACGTGCCCGCCGGGACCTCGGTGCGGTTCGAGCCCGGTATTGACCGTGAGGTCGACCTGGTTCCGCTCAGCGGAAACCGGCGGGTGCCGGGGCTGCGCGCCGAATACGCCGGGGAGTTCTGA
- a CDS encoding citrate synthase 2: protein MTTSTISTTNEADDGFRPGLEGVVAFRTEIAEPDRDGGALRYRGVDIEDLAGKVTFGDVWGLLVDGRFGTGLPPAEPFPLPVHTGDVRVDVQAALAMLAPIWGYRPLLDITDEEARDQLARASVMALSYVAQSARGIGQPAVPQSRVDEAKSITERFMIRWRGEPDPAHVKAVDAYWVSAAEHGLNASTFTARVIASTGADVAAALSGAIGAMSGPLHGGAPARVLPMIEEVERTGDARALVKGILDRKERLMGFGHRVYRAEDPRARVLRRTCKELGAERYEVAAALEQAALAELRERRPDHPIETNVEFWAAVILDFAKVPPHMMPAMFSSARTAGWAAHILEQKQTGRLVRPSAKYVGPGPRTPSEVEGWDSVTQI from the coding sequence GTGACTACCTCCACGATCAGCACCACCAACGAAGCCGACGACGGGTTCCGGCCCGGACTCGAAGGCGTCGTCGCGTTTCGGACCGAAATCGCCGAACCCGACCGGGACGGCGGTGCGCTGCGTTACCGCGGCGTGGACATCGAGGACCTCGCCGGGAAGGTGACCTTCGGCGACGTATGGGGTCTCCTGGTCGACGGCCGGTTCGGGACCGGGCTTCCGCCCGCCGAGCCGTTCCCGCTTCCGGTGCACACCGGCGACGTCCGCGTCGACGTCCAGGCCGCGCTCGCCATGCTCGCCCCGATCTGGGGCTACCGGCCGCTGCTCGACATCACCGACGAGGAAGCGCGCGACCAGCTCGCCCGCGCTTCGGTGATGGCGCTGTCCTACGTAGCGCAGTCGGCGCGCGGCATCGGCCAGCCCGCGGTGCCGCAGTCGCGGGTCGACGAGGCCAAGTCGATCACCGAGCGGTTCATGATCCGCTGGCGCGGCGAGCCGGACCCGGCGCACGTCAAGGCGGTCGACGCGTACTGGGTTTCCGCCGCCGAGCACGGCCTCAACGCCTCCACCTTCACCGCGCGCGTCATCGCCTCCACCGGGGCGGACGTCGCGGCGGCGCTGTCCGGCGCGATCGGCGCGATGTCCGGCCCGCTGCACGGCGGCGCCCCGGCGCGCGTGCTGCCGATGATCGAGGAGGTCGAGCGCACGGGTGACGCCCGCGCGCTGGTCAAGGGCATCCTCGACCGCAAGGAACGGCTGATGGGCTTCGGCCACCGCGTGTACCGCGCGGAGGACCCGCGGGCCCGCGTGCTGCGCCGCACCTGCAAGGAACTGGGCGCGGAACGCTACGAGGTGGCCGCCGCGCTGGAGCAGGCCGCGCTGGCCGAGCTGCGCGAACGCCGTCCGGACCACCCGATCGAGACCAACGTCGAGTTCTGGGCCGCGGTGATCCTGGACTTCGCGAAGGTGCCGCCGCACATGATGCCGGCGATGTTCTCCTCCGCGCGCACCGCCGGCTGGGCGGCGCACATCCTGGAGCAGAAGCAGACCGGCCGCCTGGTCCGTCCGTCGGCGAAGTACGTCGGCCCCGGCCCGCGCACGCCGTCCGAGGTCGAGGGCTGGGACAGCGTCACCCAGATCTGA
- a CDS encoding TetR/AcrR family transcriptional regulator has protein sequence MTAQARRDDLIAAALDLFGTRAPELVTVDDIVARAEVSRPLFYRYFPSLRELQMQALRTVTDGLVDRLATLEEGPPEERLRAAVRGLVDVAAHYREGYVALLRSGSVIATSETDAAIDEVRNRAVELILEALAIPEPSPLVLLTLRCWTAVVEGALLSWLQEGTVARETLDGWLVDQLTAMLAATDAHVATTP, from the coding sequence ATGACCGCGCAGGCCCGGCGGGACGACCTGATCGCGGCGGCACTGGATCTGTTCGGCACCCGGGCTCCGGAATTGGTCACGGTGGACGACATCGTGGCGCGCGCCGAGGTGTCGCGGCCGTTGTTCTACCGGTATTTCCCGAGCCTGCGCGAACTGCAAATGCAGGCGTTGCGCACGGTCACCGACGGTTTGGTCGACCGGCTCGCGACGCTTGAGGAAGGCCCGCCGGAAGAACGCCTGCGCGCGGCCGTGCGCGGTCTGGTCGACGTTGCCGCGCATTACCGCGAAGGCTATGTCGCGTTGCTGCGAAGCGGTTCAGTCATCGCCACTTCGGAGACGGACGCGGCGATCGACGAGGTCCGCAACCGCGCCGTCGAGTTGATCCTGGAAGCGCTGGCGATCCCCGAACCGTCGCCATTGGTGCTGCTGACTTTGCGCTGCTGGACCGCCGTGGTCGAGGGCGCTTTGTTGTCGTGGCTTCAAGAAGGCACGGTCGCACGGGAAACGCTGGACGGCTGGCTGGTCGACCAGCTCACCGCGATGCTCGCCGCCACCGACGCGCACGTGGCCACAACGCCGTGA
- a CDS encoding urease accessory protein UreD yields MKAHARLVAVLDNGRTVLRELKSMAPLTLVPRRQRGTGAVAHLVNSATAPLGGDELRLEIRVEAGAELKLSGVAATLALPGLREVPSLSTVEVVVEDGGSFEYLPEPTVVTARADHVAVLRADLAADARFRTREVLVLGREGERPGRLSSTVHVTCGGVPALRQTQTVGEALLDASLAVLAGQRVLVTEVEFGGPPRRAESGPWWSRTPLAAGGTLTTALGPDVVSASRLGLPGGAESRLGQ; encoded by the coding sequence GTGAAGGCGCACGCCCGCCTGGTCGCCGTCCTCGACAACGGGCGGACGGTGCTGCGAGAACTGAAGTCGATGGCACCGCTCACGCTCGTCCCGCGTCGCCAGCGCGGCACCGGGGCGGTGGCGCACCTGGTCAACTCGGCCACCGCTCCGCTCGGCGGCGATGAACTGAGGCTCGAGATCCGCGTCGAGGCGGGTGCGGAGCTGAAGCTGTCCGGCGTCGCGGCGACCCTCGCCTTGCCCGGTCTGCGCGAGGTCCCGAGCTTGTCCACTGTGGAGGTTGTCGTCGAGGACGGCGGTTCCTTCGAGTACCTGCCGGAGCCGACCGTCGTCACCGCTCGCGCCGACCACGTCGCGGTGCTGCGCGCCGACCTGGCCGCCGACGCTCGGTTCCGCACCCGGGAAGTCCTTGTCCTCGGCCGAGAGGGCGAACGTCCGGGCCGGTTGTCCTCGACAGTGCACGTGACCTGCGGCGGAGTGCCCGCACTTCGGCAGACGCAGACCGTCGGTGAGGCGCTTTTGGACGCCAGCCTCGCGGTCCTGGCCGGACAACGGGTGCTCGTGACCGAGGTCGAATTCGGCGGACCGCCGCGGCGAGCGGAGTCCGGACCGTGGTGGTCGCGGACCCCGCTCGCCGCGGGCGGCACGCTGACGACCGCGCTCGGTCCGGACGTGGTGAGCGCGTCGAGACTCGGGTTACCCGGCGGTGCGGAAAGTCGGCTCGGGCAGTGA